In Acidobacteriota bacterium, a genomic segment contains:
- a CDS encoding glycosyltransferase, with protein sequence MICIIHGYLLDGSGSNLWTRLIVQALCREGEIVHLVCQEPHPPLYDFIAESYRYHLDGSVETMFRRDVPYSGRCIMHKPQIGDTLPVYVWDHYEEFSKVVPMIELPDEAINYYLDRNTEALMKIVIAHNITAMHVNHAVLMSVAVERASRATSIPFAIMPHGSDIEYAIKKDERFLRLAVAAFTAAKRVFVVGREMRGRVSKVFASVPDIGSKMTGLNLGVDTSLFEPIPREGRQRNIREMLELIARLPRGKSAEMSRKMLENLHGDMSIDELHAAIASTRDYTSKRPDSDLEAKLATVDWANDRIILFVGRLIGSKGLQSIVAALPLVLSKHPNARLIAVGHGPLREALEAFVWALRNGELSLVEKIVEWGSALEGSAPKPFTEARRFYDQLDERGELDKYFEEARRLSADRVIFTGYLTHRELRYLFPCCDVAIFPSVVAEAGPLVFLEALASGSFPLGTYFAGMAASIDSIADSMPVEDSQLMKLNADENQTVADIATKATAALSLGDKHKATLREIARWRYDWKNIARKLALELRSLTNQSF encoded by the coding sequence CGGCTACTTACTCGACGGGTCGGGCAGCAATCTGTGGACCCGCCTAATCGTTCAGGCACTCTGCCGCGAAGGCGAGATTGTTCACCTCGTCTGCCAGGAGCCGCATCCCCCATTGTACGACTTCATAGCGGAAAGCTACCGCTATCACCTCGACGGAAGCGTTGAGACAATGTTTCGGCGCGACGTGCCTTACAGTGGCCGGTGCATAATGCACAAGCCGCAGATAGGAGACACGCTGCCGGTCTACGTTTGGGACCACTACGAAGAGTTCTCAAAAGTAGTGCCGATGATCGAACTGCCCGACGAAGCGATCAACTACTACCTTGATCGCAACACCGAAGCGTTGATGAAAATAGTAATCGCGCACAACATAACCGCGATGCATGTGAACCATGCAGTGCTGATGTCTGTGGCGGTCGAGCGCGCGAGCCGGGCGACTTCGATTCCCTTCGCGATAATGCCTCACGGTAGCGACATAGAGTACGCAATAAAGAAAGACGAGCGATTCCTTCGCCTCGCAGTCGCGGCGTTCACGGCTGCAAAGCGCGTCTTTGTTGTGGGCCGCGAGATGCGAGGCCGGGTGAGCAAAGTGTTCGCATCAGTGCCGGACATCGGTTCAAAAATGACCGGGTTAAACCTCGGCGTGGACACCAGCTTGTTTGAGCCGATTCCACGCGAGGGGCGCCAGAGAAACATCAGAGAGATGCTGGAACTGATAGCCCGCCTTCCGCGCGGCAAGTCGGCGGAAATGTCTCGGAAGATGCTTGAAAACCTTCACGGCGATATGAGTATCGACGAGTTGCACGCTGCCATCGCCTCGACGCGCGATTACACCTCGAAGCGGCCCGATTCCGACCTTGAAGCGAAGCTCGCGACAGTTGATTGGGCTAATGACAGAATAATCCTGTTTGTCGGACGATTAATAGGCAGCAAGGGATTGCAATCTATTGTAGCCGCGTTGCCTTTGGTTTTGAGCAAACATCCTAACGCAAGATTGATCGCGGTCGGGCACGGCCCGCTTCGCGAAGCACTAGAAGCTTTCGTTTGGGCATTGCGAAACGGGGAGCTATCGCTTGTCGAAAAAATCGTCGAGTGGGGCAGCGCGTTGGAGGGCTCCGCGCCGAAGCCTTTCACCGAAGCTCGGCGCTTTTACGATCAGCTTGATGAGCGCGGAGAGCTTGATAAGTACTTTGAAGAAGCGCGCCGATTGTCCGCCGACAGAGTAATCTTCACAGGCTACCTGACCCATCGCGAGCTTCGTTATCTCTTCCCTTGCTGCGATGTCGCGATCTTTCCGTCGGTGGTAGCAGAAGCCGGGCCGCTGGTTTTTCTCGAAGCACTAGCATCGGGCAGCTTCCCGCTAGGCACATACTTCGCGGGAATGGCGGCGAGCATTGATTCAATCGCCGACAGCATGCCCGTTGAGGATTCGCAGTTGATGAAGCTGAACGCCGACGAGAATCAAACCGTTGCCGACATCGCGACAAAAGCGACGGCTGCTTTATCGCTCGGGGATAAGCACAAGGCTACGCTGCGAGAAATAGCCAGGTGGCGCTATGATTGGAAGAACATAGCCAGGAAGCTGGCGTTAGAGCTTCGATCACTCACTAATCAATCCTTCTAA